One Chloroflexota bacterium DNA window includes the following coding sequences:
- a CDS encoding site-specific DNA-methyltransferase, translated as MSVSRATSGSRSAAASLEERLYYRDARLQLFSADCRELLPSLPAESVDAVVTDPPYHLLNASRHSSLRARNPQHPFRSGAGPRGFMGQRWDGGAVAFEPDLWAEVLRVAKPGAHLLAFGGTRTSHRLATAIEDAGWEIRDCLVWAYASGFPKSRNLGAEWTGWGTALKPAWEPIVMARKPLVGSVVRNVSEHGTGALNIDACRIPTEAGGRPHRVTDPKPETNGAVYAGRRAVGTGFDGGSRADATTAQGRWPANLILGDPIFDGGTPGVVGGRHATSGLLRAGRRRGSVEAAKVCYGVFGGYRTTRDTYGDSGGFSRFFLIPKASRSEREAGLHSVHERRSLRAHGRRNHHPTVKPVALLRHLVRLVMPPDGIVLDPFVGSGTTAIAAQLEGMRCLAIEMEPEYLAIAVARLHAARRGRPRAAQ; from the coding sequence GTGTCCGTCAGTCGAGCAACTTCCGGGTCGCGATCGGCGGCCGCATCCCTCGAGGAGCGGCTGTACTACCGCGATGCCCGCCTGCAGCTCTTCAGTGCCGACTGCCGTGAGCTGCTGCCATCGCTGCCTGCCGAGAGCGTCGATGCGGTGGTCACCGATCCGCCCTATCACCTGCTCAACGCATCGCGGCACAGCAGCCTCCGCGCTCGCAATCCGCAGCATCCGTTCCGCTCGGGTGCCGGGCCGCGTGGCTTCATGGGCCAGCGCTGGGACGGCGGCGCCGTCGCTTTCGAACCTGACCTATGGGCCGAGGTTCTACGGGTGGCGAAGCCGGGAGCCCATCTGCTCGCCTTCGGCGGCACCCGCACCTCCCACCGTCTCGCCACCGCCATTGAGGACGCAGGCTGGGAGATCCGCGACTGCCTGGTCTGGGCCTACGCCTCGGGCTTCCCGAAGTCACGCAACCTCGGGGCCGAATGGACCGGCTGGGGTACTGCCCTCAAGCCGGCCTGGGAGCCGATCGTCATGGCCCGCAAGCCGTTGGTCGGCAGCGTGGTGCGCAACGTCAGCGAGCACGGCACTGGGGCGCTGAACATCGACGCCTGCCGGATACCGACCGAAGCGGGAGGACGACCGCATCGCGTCACCGATCCTAAGCCGGAGACGAACGGCGCCGTCTACGCCGGGCGTCGCGCCGTGGGCACCGGATTCGATGGCGGCAGCCGCGCGGACGCGACGACCGCACAGGGTCGCTGGCCCGCCAACCTGATCCTGGGTGACCCGATCTTCGATGGCGGCACGCCGGGAGTGGTCGGTGGTCGCCACGCGACCAGCGGCCTGCTACGCGCCGGGCGCCGACGCGGGTCGGTCGAGGCCGCCAAGGTCTGCTACGGCGTCTTCGGCGGGTACCGCACCACTCGCGACACGTACGGTGATTCGGGCGGCTTCTCGCGCTTCTTCCTGATCCCCAAGGCCAGCCGCAGCGAGCGCGAGGCAGGCCTTCATTCGGTGCATGAGCGCCGATCCCTACGCGCGCATGGGCGCCGAAACCACCATCCGACCGTCAAGCCCGTCGCGCTTCTGCGCCACCTCGTCCGTTTGGTTATGCCGCCGGACGGAATCGTACTCGACCCGTTCGTCGGGAGCGGCACCACCGCGATCGCAGCACAGCTCGAGGGCATGCGGTGCCTCGCCATCGAGATGGAGCCGGAGTATCTGGCGATAGCCGTCGCGAGGCTGCATGCGGCCCGACGCGGTCGGCCACGGGCGGCGCAATGA
- a CDS encoding AAA family ATPase has protein sequence MNTTTLARQPNPLANPFRPGNGVPPPYLAGRDQLLAAFEDWLIEQPPLYANWALTGLRGTGKTVLLGEFATRAERAGWLTLQRELGDRHRDDIRLAEAIAEDCDVLIGRADALAAVGQAVERGARWLRPKRIGVGGVSIDPSYTDDVPAAADVMGSSFAQLDSLLSHTERPGAILLYDEAHLLADDRGRERYPLSTLLAALGAVQRAHQRVRIIVCGLPTLSLNLKRARTYAERMFRHVSVGNLELDAAEEALAIPLADTGRSFGLSLIGEICEQTAGYPYFLQFFGAFVCSRLGVEHIELADFQRVESALLHELDLAFFEDRFLTASSAEQELLVRMAGRSGDRVSAMELRDRARDLPNVNELLRRLVTRGLLYRPTRGSYKFALPLFGRYLRRHHEITKITGPVISGQRPRRQAARRRR, from the coding sequence ATGAACACGACAACGCTGGCTCGCCAGCCGAACCCCTTGGCGAATCCGTTCCGACCGGGTAATGGCGTGCCGCCGCCCTACCTAGCCGGACGCGATCAGCTGCTGGCTGCTTTCGAGGACTGGCTCATCGAGCAGCCGCCGCTATATGCCAACTGGGCACTGACCGGACTGCGCGGCACCGGCAAGACGGTGCTCCTAGGCGAGTTCGCGACCCGGGCCGAGCGCGCTGGCTGGCTGACCCTCCAGCGCGAGCTCGGAGACCGCCACCGCGACGACATCCGACTTGCTGAAGCCATCGCAGAGGACTGCGATGTGCTGATCGGACGTGCCGACGCCCTCGCCGCCGTCGGGCAGGCGGTGGAGCGTGGCGCGCGTTGGCTGCGACCCAAGCGGATCGGCGTAGGCGGGGTGAGCATCGACCCGTCGTACACCGACGACGTGCCCGCGGCGGCCGACGTCATGGGCAGCTCCTTCGCGCAGCTCGACTCTCTGCTGAGTCACACCGAACGACCCGGCGCCATCCTGCTGTACGACGAAGCCCATCTGCTTGCCGACGACCGCGGCCGCGAGCGGTACCCGTTGTCGACGCTCCTCGCGGCGCTCGGCGCCGTCCAACGAGCGCATCAGCGGGTGCGGATCATCGTGTGCGGGCTCCCAACCCTGAGCCTCAATCTCAAGCGGGCGCGGACCTATGCCGAGCGCATGTTCCGCCACGTGTCGGTCGGCAACCTCGAGCTCGATGCGGCCGAGGAGGCACTGGCCATCCCGCTGGCCGACACGGGGCGCAGCTTCGGCCTGTCCCTGATCGGTGAGATCTGCGAGCAGACCGCCGGCTACCCCTACTTCCTGCAGTTCTTCGGCGCCTTCGTCTGCAGCCGGCTCGGCGTGGAGCACATCGAACTCGCGGACTTCCAGCGCGTCGAGTCGGCGCTTCTCCACGAGCTGGATCTGGCGTTCTTCGAGGACCGCTTCCTGACCGCCTCGAGCGCCGAGCAGGAGCTTCTGGTCAGGATGGCCGGCCGTTCCGGCGATCGGGTGTCCGCGATGGAGCTGCGCGACCGCGCGCGGGACCTCCCCAACGTCAACGAATTGCTGCGCCGATTGGTCACCCGGGGCCTCCTCTATCGGCCAACGCGCGGCAGCTACAAGTTCGCGCTGCCGCTGTTCGGCAGATACCTTCGCCGCCATCACGAAATCACAAAGATCACAGGCCCTGTGATTTCCGGCCAACGGCCGCGACGGCAAGCAGCTAGACGCAGGCGATGA
- a CDS encoding helix-turn-helix domain-containing protein has translation MPSEVKPIALRLSEVAALLGISKSSVNRMIHSGELPSVRVGSTWRVLRRDFEAYVERLHDEAEARYARSRHAG, from the coding sequence ATGCCTAGCGAGGTGAAGCCGATCGCCCTGCGCCTGAGCGAGGTGGCCGCTCTGCTGGGCATCAGCAAGTCGTCGGTCAACCGAATGATCCACTCAGGCGAGCTGCCAAGCGTCCGCGTCGGCAGCACCTGGCGCGTCCTACGCCGCGATTTCGAGGCGTACGTCGAGCGGCTGCACGATGAGGCCGAGGCCAGATACGCACGCTCGAGGCATGCCGGGTGA
- a CDS encoding site-specific integrase — translation MASLRRDKGSGDQPRWIASQDRWRARFTHPDTGKRVAVYSFLKGRAGARQCAERRDAALAVVDDALDAEQAAQTLAQFLERWLETVVRPHLRPRSFERYEGIVRRYLVPELGAVKLGRLRTRHIADLYASMRLPRAVTITHARSVRTVERAMSAASLRYLHAVLHGALSQAVEWRIIASNPADRIRLPAKTGAVMTPLAPDQVPTFLEAIRDHPLAALFTLAIATGMRQGEMLGLQWRDLDRSRLHVRHTLVRMNGGWWLGDPKTAQSRRTIELTDPTVTMLRAHRRRRAKHFLRLGHRLTADDLIFTDDVGMPLHGRHLAERHLRPLLRKAGLPEIRFHDLRHTYATLHLAVGTNPKLVAEVLGHKDVGITLDRYSHSQPAMQREAAERLDALLGRSSG, via the coding sequence ATGGCCAGCTTGCGGCGCGACAAGGGATCGGGAGATCAGCCGCGCTGGATTGCGTCGCAGGACCGCTGGCGTGCCCGCTTCACCCATCCCGACACCGGGAAGCGGGTGGCGGTGTACTCCTTCCTCAAGGGACGGGCCGGAGCCCGGCAGTGCGCCGAGCGGCGCGACGCGGCCCTGGCCGTCGTTGACGACGCGCTTGACGCCGAGCAGGCGGCGCAGACCTTGGCTCAGTTCTTAGAACGCTGGTTGGAGACGGTCGTGCGCCCCCACCTGCGACCCCGCAGCTTCGAGCGCTACGAGGGCATCGTGCGCCGCTATCTCGTGCCAGAACTCGGCGCCGTCAAGCTCGGCCGGCTGCGCACTCGACACATCGCCGATCTGTACGCGTCGATGCGTCTGCCGAGGGCGGTAACTATCACCCACGCCCGGTCAGTCCGCACGGTGGAGCGGGCGATGAGTGCGGCCTCACTACGCTACCTGCACGCGGTCCTGCACGGAGCGCTGTCGCAAGCGGTGGAGTGGCGCATCATCGCCAGCAACCCGGCCGATCGCATCCGACTGCCCGCCAAGACAGGCGCGGTGATGACGCCTCTGGCGCCGGATCAGGTCCCCACTTTCCTCGAGGCGATCCGCGATCATCCGCTGGCGGCCCTGTTCACCCTGGCCATCGCCACCGGCATGCGGCAGGGCGAGATGCTGGGCCTGCAGTGGAGGGATCTGGACCGGAGCCGCCTACACGTTCGGCACACCTTGGTCCGCATGAACGGAGGGTGGTGGCTGGGCGACCCGAAGACGGCGCAGTCGCGGCGAACGATCGAGCTGACCGATCCGACCGTGACGATGCTGCGAGCTCATCGTCGACGTCGGGCCAAGCACTTTCTGCGCCTCGGCCATCGGCTGACCGCCGACGATCTCATCTTCACCGACGATGTCGGCATGCCGCTCCACGGCCGCCATCTAGCCGAACGCCATCTCAGGCCCCTCCTGCGGAAGGCTGGCCTGCCGGAGATCCGGTTCCATGACCTCCGCCACACGTACGCCACCTTGCATCTCGCCGTCGGCACGAACCCCAAGCTGGTGGCCGAGGTGCTGGGTCACAAGGATGTGGGCATCACTCTTGATCGATACTCCCACAGCCAGCCTGCGATGCAACGCGAGGCCGCCGAGCGGCTCGATGCACTCCTGGGGAGGAGCTCAGGCTAG
- a CDS encoding alpha/beta fold hydrolase, whose protein sequence is MVQAIKRDEVYIDPEGIYVETQQPERRSRKPPLLLVHGALTGSWLWSSFGAYFAERGWEAHAMNLRGHYTSDLADLAETRMRDYATDIGVAVRQLGRPPIVIGWGIGALAAMLYAEHNRVLGLVLLAPSPPAAALPRRPVEHELKLVPDVYDATWWGWIQPWDKLRDAMPDMNDDELEKMQEMLAGARESGSARRERMLGVPVETERITAPTLVIGAGMDDVIHPSEARRTADLLSATYEYFPSASHFGLVMGSGSWPQVAGSVLGWLEERRHVMVAALAEAAASSR, encoded by the coding sequence GTGGTCCAGGCCATCAAGCGCGACGAGGTCTACATCGACCCGGAGGGGATCTACGTCGAGACCCAGCAGCCCGAGCGGCGCAGCCGCAAGCCGCCGCTGCTCCTCGTGCACGGCGCCCTGACCGGCTCGTGGCTGTGGTCGAGCTTCGGCGCGTACTTCGCCGAGCGCGGATGGGAGGCCCACGCCATGAACCTGCGCGGCCATTACACCTCCGACCTGGCCGATCTCGCCGAGACGCGCATGCGCGACTACGCGACCGATATCGGCGTGGCGGTCCGGCAGCTCGGTCGGCCGCCGATCGTGATCGGCTGGGGGATCGGCGCCCTGGCGGCCATGCTGTACGCAGAGCACAACCGCGTCCTGGGACTCGTCCTGCTGGCCCCGTCGCCGCCGGCGGCGGCGCTGCCGCGACGCCCGGTCGAGCACGAGCTGAAGCTGGTCCCCGATGTCTACGACGCAACCTGGTGGGGCTGGATCCAGCCCTGGGACAAGCTGCGTGACGCGATGCCGGACATGAACGACGATGAGCTGGAGAAGATGCAGGAGATGCTGGCCGGCGCCCGTGAGTCGGGCAGCGCACGACGGGAGCGGATGCTGGGCGTCCCGGTCGAGACGGAACGGATCACGGCCCCCACCCTGGTGATCGGAGCCGGCATGGACGACGTCATCCACCCCTCGGAGGCTCGGCGCACCGCCGACCTGCTGAGCGCCACCTACGAGTACTTTCCGAGCGCCTCGCACTTCGGGTTGGTGATGGGCTCGGGGAGCTGGCCGCAGGTGGCGGGCTCGGTCCTCGGCTGGCTCGAGGAGAGGCGGCACGTGATGGTCGCCGCGTTGGCCGAGGCCGCGGCCAGCTCACGCTGA
- a CDS encoding DUF1015 domain-containing protein, with the protein MPTLRPFRGLGYALDRYAVPSAPGMRIADLTEVVCPPYDVITPAQQAELLERSERNAVRLELSAEQDPHAAAAAALRAWQADGTLERRAQPSAYYYRYARPAAPDEPVVQGVVARLLLESFGAGVRAHEHTLAGPKADRLALLHATRTQLSPILAIYFDGSVHHDHLMGLPWTDEWLARDGDGLLHTLAAVEPDERLLEHLSRQQLFIADGHHRYETALAYQAAVRHDPNWADAGPGSLAADWIMLVLVNAQREELEIQATHRLIRQADDEALRSLVRDPGPIWQATPVAPDELVGRLALLESAEQPAFGLVLPGDEGFLLVGDAEAAAVRMRREPMGAEVRRLDLAILQATIFDDWLGIDAVSVATGDALAYTRSAADAIRAVASGEAKAAILVRPTRLEQLAAVASAGDVMPQKSTYFYPKLLTGLVFYPLEGE; encoded by the coding sequence ATGCCCACTCTCCGCCCGTTCCGCGGGCTCGGCTACGCGCTGGACCGCTATGCCGTGCCATCGGCGCCGGGGATGCGGATCGCCGACCTGACGGAGGTGGTCTGCCCGCCATATGACGTCATCACGCCGGCGCAGCAGGCCGAGCTGCTGGAGCGCAGCGAGCGCAACGCGGTGCGGCTGGAGCTGTCCGCGGAGCAAGACCCACACGCCGCTGCGGCTGCTGCCCTGAGGGCGTGGCAAGCGGACGGCACGCTCGAGCGGCGTGCCCAGCCATCGGCCTATTACTACCGCTACGCTCGGCCGGCGGCCCCGGACGAGCCGGTGGTCCAGGGGGTGGTGGCCAGGCTCCTGCTCGAGTCCTTCGGAGCCGGGGTGCGGGCGCACGAGCACACGCTTGCCGGCCCCAAGGCGGATCGCCTGGCGCTGCTGCACGCCACCCGCACCCAGCTCTCGCCGATTCTGGCCATCTACTTCGACGGCTCGGTCCACCACGACCATCTCATGGGCCTGCCCTGGACCGATGAATGGCTTGCGCGGGACGGCGACGGGCTGCTGCATACGCTGGCGGCGGTCGAGCCGGACGAGCGCCTGCTGGAGCACCTGTCGCGCCAGCAGCTCTTCATTGCTGATGGGCACCATCGCTACGAGACGGCGCTGGCATACCAGGCGGCGGTCCGGCACGACCCAAACTGGGCCGATGCCGGGCCCGGCTCGCTGGCCGCGGACTGGATCATGCTGGTGCTCGTCAACGCGCAGCGCGAGGAGCTGGAGATCCAGGCCACCCATCGGCTCATCCGTCAGGCAGATGACGAGGCGCTGCGCTCGCTGGTCCGCGATCCGGGGCCGATCTGGCAGGCGACTCCGGTAGCTCCCGATGAGCTCGTGGGGCGGCTCGCATTGCTGGAGAGCGCCGAGCAGCCAGCCTTCGGGCTGGTGCTGCCCGGCGACGAGGGATTCCTGCTCGTCGGGGACGCCGAGGCGGCCGCCGTGCGGATGCGCCGCGAGCCGATGGGTGCGGAGGTTCGCCGGCTGGACCTCGCCATCCTGCAGGCGACGATCTTCGACGACTGGCTGGGGATCGATGCGGTCTCTGTCGCCACCGGCGACGCGCTGGCCTACACTAGGAGCGCGGCTGACGCGATCCGCGCCGTGGCGAGCGGCGAGGCGAAGGCCGCGATCCTGGTTCGTCCCACTCGACTCGAGCAGCTTGCCGCGGTGGCCAGCGCCGGCGACGTGATGCCCCAGAAATCGACGTACTTCTATCCCAAGCTTCTGACCGGCTTGGTCTTCTACCCACTGGAGGGCGAGTAG
- a CDS encoding ABC transporter ATP-binding protein: MTPIIETRGLVKRYDGELAVAGIDLVVGPGEIYGLVGPNGAGKTTTMRVLATLLAPTAGEALVCGIDVTADPVEVRRRIGYMPDFYGVYDDLRVWEYLDFFARCYSVPAGRRAGMIGELLEIVGLSDKRESYVEALSRGMRQRLCLAHTLVHDPQLLILDEPASGLDPRARVEMREILRELRGMGKTILVSSHILSEVAELCTTVGIIDQGRLVRSGQIAEIERSLRATALLRIDVLSDGEAAAAWLGTDPRVGDVLAVSSEAGKTRLEVPFDGPADEQAGLLQGMIAAGHTVSGFGQATSDLEEIFLKVTGNDEETAA, encoded by the coding sequence ATGACCCCGATCATCGAGACCCGCGGCCTGGTCAAGCGCTACGACGGTGAGCTGGCGGTGGCCGGCATCGACCTGGTGGTTGGCCCGGGCGAGATCTACGGACTGGTCGGTCCCAACGGGGCCGGCAAGACGACGACGATGCGGGTGCTGGCCACCCTGCTGGCGCCCACCGCCGGGGAGGCGCTGGTGTGCGGCATCGACGTGACCGCTGACCCGGTCGAGGTCCGCCGCCGGATCGGCTACATGCCCGACTTCTACGGCGTCTACGACGACCTGCGGGTGTGGGAATACCTCGACTTCTTCGCGCGCTGCTACTCGGTGCCGGCAGGGCGGCGGGCCGGCATGATCGGGGAGTTGCTCGAGATCGTCGGCCTGAGTGACAAGCGCGAGTCGTACGTCGAAGCCCTGTCACGCGGCATGCGCCAGCGCCTGTGCCTGGCCCACACGCTGGTCCACGATCCCCAGCTCCTGATCCTCGACGAGCCGGCCTCGGGGCTCGATCCGCGGGCACGGGTCGAGATGCGCGAGATCCTGCGCGAGCTGCGCGGGATGGGCAAGACGATCCTCGTCAGCAGCCACATCCTCAGCGAGGTGGCGGAGCTGTGCACCACGGTGGGCATCATCGATCAAGGCAGGCTGGTGCGCTCCGGGCAGATCGCCGAGATCGAGCGTTCGCTGCGTGCCACCGCCCTGCTGCGCATCGACGTCCTGTCGGACGGCGAAGCGGCAGCGGCCTGGCTTGGAACCGATCCACGGGTCGGCGACGTCCTTGCGGTGAGCAGCGAGGCAGGCAAGACGCGTCTGGAGGTCCCGTTCGACGGGCCGGCCGATGAGCAGGCGGGGCTGCTGCAGGGCATGATCGCAGCCGGACACACGGTGAGCGGCTTCGGTCAGGCGACCAGCGACCTGGAGGAGATCTTCCTCAAGGTCACCGGCAACGACGAGGAGACGGCGGCATGA
- a CDS encoding ABC transporter permease subunit, producing the protein MTATTLPRRRLSSLREFSSSVSTIMSKELRSRFRGRRAFVVLTIYLAVLALIAYGAYISSVADAKVPEELFAPDGSSVSVANGSAIVGQAIFAMLSVFQLMLVAFLAPAFTTGAISLEREKATLDLLITTPLRPGAIVVGKLLSALAFVVLMILAGIPVSALVLMYGGVLVEDIVRAQVVLFVSAIGFGVIGLFCSALFKRTQSATVIAYSTVLFLTVGTFFIWRLWTATLTGMTDGAFGLPNRAPEQLLYLNPAVAMVEIVADTEITTGDMGKIMAEIRGTAGIQCEEGLCFTITDGVPTDVKPGFDGAGVNGDCAANERCAQPGVQAVFDPQPAETGHFWPRFALTFAGLSLLLTLASMRLVVPAGLGFRLPRRRLRAAPERDL; encoded by the coding sequence ATGACGGCGACGACTCTCCCTCGACGACGCCTCTCCAGCCTGCGCGAGTTCAGCTCATCGGTCTCGACCATCATGTCGAAGGAGCTGCGCTCCCGATTTCGCGGTCGACGGGCGTTCGTCGTCCTCACCATCTACCTCGCCGTGCTGGCGCTGATCGCGTACGGCGCCTACATCAGCTCGGTGGCCGACGCCAAGGTGCCGGAGGAGCTCTTCGCGCCGGATGGGTCGAGCGTCAGCGTCGCCAACGGGTCGGCCATCGTGGGGCAGGCGATCTTCGCCATGCTCTCGGTTTTCCAGCTCATGCTGGTCGCCTTCCTGGCACCGGCCTTCACGACTGGGGCGATCAGCCTGGAGCGCGAGAAGGCAACCCTCGACCTGCTGATCACGACCCCGCTGCGCCCCGGGGCCATCGTCGTCGGCAAGCTCCTGTCGGCCCTCGCCTTCGTGGTCCTCATGATCCTGGCGGGGATCCCGGTCTCGGCGCTGGTGCTGATGTACGGCGGGGTGTTGGTGGAGGACATCGTCCGCGCGCAGGTCGTGCTGTTCGTGTCGGCGATCGGCTTCGGCGTCATCGGCCTCTTCTGCAGCGCACTCTTCAAGCGCACGCAGAGCGCCACCGTGATCGCCTATTCGACCGTCCTCTTCCTCACCGTGGGAACCTTCTTCATCTGGCGCCTGTGGACCGCGACCCTGACCGGAATGACCGACGGCGCATTCGGCCTCCCCAACCGGGCACCCGAACAGCTCCTCTATCTGAACCCCGCCGTCGCCATGGTCGAGATCGTGGCGGACACCGAGATCACGACGGGCGACATGGGCAAGATCATGGCCGAGATCCGCGGCACCGCCGGCATCCAGTGCGAGGAGGGCCTCTGCTTCACGATCACCGATGGAGTGCCGACGGACGTCAAGCCCGGCTTCGATGGCGCTGGCGTCAACGGCGACTGTGCGGCGAACGAGCGCTGCGCACAGCCCGGCGTCCAGGCCGTCTTCGACCCGCAACCCGCCGAGACCGGCCACTTCTGGCCGCGCTTCGCACTCACCTTTGCCGGCCTTTCGCTGCTGCTGACCCTCGCCTCCATGCGTCTCGTCGTTCCCGCGGGCCTGGGTTTCCGGCTGCCTCGTCGCCGGCTCCGCGCGGCCCCGGAGCGTGACCTGTGA
- a CDS encoding MoxR family ATPase: MTEQTTVSPPEPITPERFSELATAIETEVGRFIVGQNQLVRQTLISLLAASHALLEGVPGLGKTMLVRTISEALDLGFSRIQFTPDLMPADIVGTNIIVEEGGERRFRFQQGPIFSNLVLADEINRATPKTQSALLEAMQEHRVTVAKQQYTLSEPFFVLATQNPLEMEGTYPLPEAQLDRFFFKVDVPFPTEAELMEILARTTGAERITVHQAASGADILAMQALARDVPIASHVMAYAVRILRATHPDSETPPDLVRRYVRYGGSPRGAQAMVLGAKIHALLDGRFNVAFSDVQAVAAPALRHRIILNFEGEAEGINSDSVVRAIIAETPTESVE; the protein is encoded by the coding sequence ATGACCGAGCAGACCACCGTCTCGCCCCCTGAGCCGATCACGCCGGAGCGCTTCAGCGAGCTGGCAACGGCCATCGAAACCGAGGTCGGCCGCTTCATCGTCGGGCAGAACCAGCTGGTGCGGCAGACGCTGATCAGCCTGCTCGCCGCCAGCCACGCCCTGCTGGAAGGTGTGCCAGGACTGGGCAAGACGATGCTGGTGCGGACGATCTCCGAGGCGCTCGACCTGGGCTTCTCGCGGATCCAGTTCACCCCGGACCTGATGCCCGCCGACATCGTGGGCACCAACATCATCGTGGAGGAGGGAGGCGAGCGTCGCTTCCGCTTCCAGCAGGGACCGATCTTCAGCAACCTGGTGCTGGCCGATGAGATCAATCGGGCCACCCCCAAGACCCAGAGCGCGCTGCTGGAGGCGATGCAGGAGCATCGGGTCACCGTCGCCAAGCAGCAGTACACGCTGTCGGAGCCGTTCTTCGTGCTGGCCACCCAGAACCCGCTCGAGATGGAAGGGACCTATCCCCTGCCGGAGGCCCAGCTCGATCGCTTCTTCTTCAAGGTCGACGTCCCCTTCCCGACCGAGGCGGAGCTGATGGAGATCCTGGCGCGCACGACCGGGGCGGAGCGGATCACCGTTCACCAGGCCGCGTCGGGGGCCGACATCCTCGCCATGCAGGCGCTGGCGCGCGACGTCCCGATCGCCAGCCACGTGATGGCCTACGCGGTGCGCATCCTGCGCGCCACCCATCCCGACAGCGAGACCCCGCCGGACCTGGTGCGCAGATACGTGCGCTACGGAGGCTCGCCCCGCGGCGCGCAGGCCATGGTGCTGGGGGCCAAGATCCATGCCCTGCTGGATGGCCGCTTCAACGTGGCCTTCAGCGACGTGCAGGCTGTTGCGGCGCCGGCCCTACGCCATCGGATCATCCTCAACTTCGAGGGTGAGGCCGAGGGGATCAACAGCGACAGCGTGGTCCGCGCCATCATCGCCGAGACGCCCACCGAATCGGTCGAGTAG
- a CDS encoding DUF58 domain-containing protein, whose protein sequence is MTAPVAHAAEAGAGADLLFDEAFLRRLGQLELASRRLTAGRMKGERRSVRRGQSVEFADYRNYSAGDDLRQLDWNVYARLERLFIKLFVEEEDVTVHVLVDASRSMDFGEPNKLTFARRAAGALAYLGLAHLDRVSIAFLGEGRAVSLRPLRGKARVFEVFRFLSEPRPERLTGLAAAARDYASRIRGRGPLILVSDLLDPGYLDALRDLAGTRCQLSVLHVLAPEELDPDVPPDARLVDNETGHGIEVTGDDDLVDRYRTRLGEWQEEIAAFCARRGGAYVSVPSDLDLADLLFDVLRRRRVIE, encoded by the coding sequence ATGACCGCGCCGGTCGCGCACGCCGCGGAGGCCGGTGCAGGCGCCGATCTCCTCTTCGACGAGGCATTTCTGCGCCGCCTCGGGCAGCTCGAGCTTGCATCGCGGCGCCTGACCGCGGGCCGCATGAAGGGCGAGCGACGCTCGGTGCGCCGCGGCCAGAGCGTCGAGTTCGCCGACTATCGCAACTACAGCGCCGGCGACGACCTGCGGCAGCTCGACTGGAACGTGTACGCGCGCCTCGAGCGGCTCTTCATCAAGCTTTTCGTCGAGGAGGAGGACGTCACCGTCCACGTCCTGGTCGACGCCAGCCGCAGCATGGACTTCGGTGAGCCGAACAAGCTGACCTTCGCTCGTCGCGCGGCGGGAGCGCTCGCGTATCTGGGGCTGGCCCACCTCGACCGGGTCAGCATCGCCTTCCTGGGCGAGGGACGTGCGGTCAGCCTGCGTCCGCTGCGCGGCAAGGCGCGGGTGTTCGAGGTCTTTCGCTTCCTCTCGGAGCCGCGCCCCGAGCGGCTCACCGGCCTCGCCGCCGCGGCCCGCGACTACGCCAGCCGGATCCGGGGCCGTGGGCCGCTGATCCTGGTCAGCGACCTGCTCGACCCGGGCTACCTCGACGCGCTGCGCGACCTGGCCGGGACACGCTGCCAGCTGTCCGTGCTGCACGTGCTGGCGCCGGAGGAGCTCGATCCCGACGTCCCGCCGGATGCGCGGCTGGTCGACAACGAGACCGGCCACGGGATCGAGGTGACCGGCGACGACGACCTCGTCGACCGCTACCGCACTCGGCTGGGCGAGTGGCAGGAGGAGATCGCAGCCTTCTGCGCGCGGCGTGGCGGCGCCTACGTCAGCGTCCCCTCCGACCTGGACCTGGCCGACCTCCTGTTCGACGTCCTTCGACGCCGGAGAGTGATCGAATGA